One genomic window of Enoplosus armatus isolate fEnoArm2 chromosome 19, fEnoArm2.hap1, whole genome shotgun sequence includes the following:
- the arhgap18 gene encoding rho GTPase-activating protein 18, producing the protein MSGNGLISSIRRLINAEERLRTPSPFEQLSQQMNDVLGDGGILKEVVQPGEGPPVPQNASVLIKYSGFLEYSDQPFETTTNLKYPQMMKLGRDVTLAGLELGLLTMRKGEFSRFLFQPQYAYGDMGCPPFIPAAAVVLYEVQILDFLDSGQVDDFSAMSPEEQNTVPLSTLLEVVNTLRSFGNRCFNQSRYDNGKDRYKQAMMLLKNRETQSDAEKEKIKTALLPLYLNLSLTELRLERPHKALKYGNKALEIDSANTKALFRCGQAYLELHEYESAQGCLITAQAKKPFDSDINNLLRKVATCYKDSLDQQKELYSKMFRDLRGNRRAGHYTIQQNQNPHHGDRYGPSSTTITTKTTSTDPSSLPDPSAAACLRSQPSSSPKPGSSPRHSPNSRSRPRSPCQRCNSQDSLDELEMDDYWTEVENITLSGEGSGRGEGGGEGEVQEEEQQKIPEDGEHEEAWLTEAGLARLFDDSLAADLDQEEDSAVFLSTLTRTQAAAVERRVASLQQTLLRRRNRQHVPDVRDIFRPPEKDEEPSKLKGGSENGQKDVTSAETETELNVEVAFSEQALTYRDNHQRLKVTASPNSPDDKLPNFKLLRDKTGQTRIGDLSPLDMKKVRRLVLVEMTALFDTAGIDVKAHKAVKVKTKESGLFGVPLATLLDQDQRRAPGTKVPFMLQRLISHIEEEGLDTEGLLRIPGAATRVKSLCQELESSFYDGMFPWQQLKQHDAASLLKLFIRELPHPLLTVEYLNAFIAVNNFPTKKQQLQALNLLVLLLPEANRDTLKALVEFFQRVIDHQAKNKMTLNNVSVVMAPNIFMFKGFRSKVTEQQEFSMATSTANIVRLLIRYQNLLWTIPKFIVTQVREQNMESQRKQNKERAVRKLLKKITTDKPSDKAVPEESSQGFIRVQAPQFSKVSMAVQLTEELQAADVLTRFLSQDSSVAVKREELCLYEIGGNIKERCLHGETYMKDLFQLNPTAEWVIKAVQR; encoded by the exons ATGTCAGGAAACGGGTTAATATCGAGTATCCGGAGGTTAATAAACGCCGAGGAGCGGCTGAGGACTCCG AGTCCGTTTGAACAGCTTAGCCAGCAGATGAATGATGTCCTGGGAGATGGAGGGATCCTGAAAGAGGTGGTCCAACCTGGAGAGGGCCCACCTGTCCCCCAAAACGCTTCAGTATTGA tcaaaTACTCTGGTTTCCTTGAATATTCTGACCAGCCTTTCGAAACTACCACAAACCTCAAGTACCCCCAAATGATGAAGTTGGGGAGAG ATGTGACGCTGGCCGGACTGGAGCTAGGTCTGTTGACCATGCGGAAAGGAGAGTTCTCTCGTTTCCTCTTCCAGCCCCAGTATGCATACGGGGACATGGGTTGTCCTCCATTCATTCCCgctgctgctgtggttctgTATGAGGTTCAAATCCTGGACTTCCTCGACTCCGGACAAGTGGACGACTTTAGTGCAATGAGTCCG GAAGAGCAGAACACAGTTCCTTTGTCGACGCTTCTTGAAGTTGTCAACACATTACGCAGCTTTGGCAACCGTTGCTTCAACCAGAGCCGTTATGACAATGGCAAAGATCGCTATAAACAG GCGATGATGCTGCTGAAGAACAGGGAAACACAGAGTGatgcagagaaggagaagatcAAGACGGCGCTGCTTCCTCTCTATCTGAACCTTTCTCTCACCGAGCTCCGCCTGGAGAGACCGCACAAAGCCCTGAAATATGGCAACAAAGCCTTAGAGATAGACTCCGCCAACACAAAGGCTCTTTTCCGCTGTGGACAG GCGTATCTGGAGCTGCACGAGTACGAGAGCGCCCAGGGTTGCCTCATAACTGCTCAAGCAAAGAAGCCCTTTGACAGTGACATCAACAACCTGCTGAGGAAAGTGGCAAC atgCTATAAAGACAGTTTGGACCAACAGAAAGAATTGTACTCCAAGATGTTCAGAGACTTGAGGGGCAA CCGCAGAGCAGGCCATTACACTATTCAACAGAACCAGAACCCACATCACGGGGACAGATATGGGCCCTCCAGTACTACCATTACTACAAAAACCACCAGCACTGACCCATCGTCTCTACCCGACCCAAGCGCTGCCGCTTGCCTCAGGTCTCAGCCCTCCTCCAGCCCTAAGCCAGGCTCCAGCCCGAGACACAGTCCCAATTCCAGGTCCAGACCACGGTCGCCATGTCAGCGCTGCAACTCTCAG GACTCTCTGGATGAGCTCGAGATGGACGACTATTGGACAGAGGTAGAAAATATCACTCTCTCAGGAGAAGGATCTGGAAGGGGAGAAGGTGGAGGGGAAGGAGAAGTgcaagaggaggagcagcagaagatTCCTGAGG ATGGCGAACACGAGGAGGCGTGGCTTACAGAGGCGGGGCTAGCACGGCTGTTTGATGATTCACTGGCAGCTGACCTGGATCAG gaAGAAGACAGCGCAGTGTTCCTGTCCACTCTGACCAGAACTCAGGCGGCAGCTGTAGAGCGTCGTGTGGCATCACTACAGCAGACGTTGCTACGGCGACGTAACCGGCAACACGTTCCAGATGTTAGGGATATATTCAGACCTCCTGAAAAG GATGAGGAGCCTAGTAAACTCAAAGGGGGAAGTGAGAATGGACAAAAAGATGTCACTTCAGCTG aaacagagactgaACTGAACGTTGAAGTGGCATTTTCAGAGCAGGCGCTCACTTACAGGGACAACCAtcagaggttaaaggtcaccGCGAGCCCTAACTCACCTGATGACAAACTACCG AACTTTAAGCTGCTCCGAGATAAAACAGGCCAGACCAGAATAGGAGATCTGTCTCCTCTGGATATGAAAAAG GTGCGTAGACTGGTGCTGGTGGAGATGACTGCTCTGTTTGACACTGCTGGGATAGATGTCAAGGCTCACAAAGCTGTGAAAGTTAAGACTAAAG AAAGCGGTCTATTTGGTGTTCCCCTTGCCACTTTATTGGATCAGGACCAGAGGCGGGCTCCTGGGACCAAAGTGCCATTCATGCTGCAGAGG CTTATCAGTCACATTGAGGAGGAAGGATTAGACACAGAGGGTCTGCTACGGATCCCTGGAGCGGCCACCAGAGTCAAG tcaCTGTGCCAGGAGCTCGAGTCCTCCTTCTATGACGGGATGTTCCCATGGCAACAGTTGAAACAGCACGATGCTGCAAGCCTTTTGAAGCTGTTCATCAGGGAGTTACCCCATCCATTACTGACTGTGGAGTACCTCAACGCATTTATTGCTGTCAACA atttCCccacaaagaaacaacagctgCAGGCTTTGAACCTGCTGGTCCTTTTGTTACCTGAGGCCAATCGGGATACTTTGAAG GCACTAGTGGAGTTTTTCCAACGTGTCATTGACCATCAGGCCAAGAACAAAATGACCCTAAACAATGTGTCTGTTGTCATGGCACCCAACATCTTCATGTTCAAAGGCTTCCGCTCCAAGGTGACAGAGCAACAGGAgttctccatggcaaccagcaCGGCCAACATCGTCCGGCTGCTGATCAGATACCAGAATCTTCTGTGGACC ATCCCCAAGTTCATTGTGACCCAGGTCAGAGAACAAAACATGGAAAGTCAGcggaaacaaaataaagagagagcTGTAAGAAAGCTGCTGAAGAAGATTACCACTGACAAACCATCTGATAAAGCTGTCCCAGAG GAGAGTTCACAGGGATTTATTCGAGTCCAAGCACCACAGTTCAGTAAAGTCTCCATGGCAGTTCAGCTTActgaagagctgcaggctgctgatGTATTAACACGCTTCCTCAGCCAGGACAG TTCAGTGGCAGTGAAACGAGAAGAGCTATGTCTCTATGAGATTGGTGGAAACATCA AGGAGAGATGTCTACATGGGGAAACGTATATGAAAGACCTCTTCCAGCTCAACCCGACAGCAGAATGGGTCATCAAAGCTGTACAACGATAA
- the tmem244 gene encoding putative transmembrane protein 244, which produces MLLDYCCRCCGFTLIKRHGPFSLKTTPSDTWVVLQNLLMCMVCFYSLYYIVVSLCIGVLRVHEINSLLAPFDYTTQPSWQNPKYLVGVISTEVTYVLGGLVFAWIVEEWVWDYAITVTLLHVAMTVAVMSDFPSAEHWWIALGSGLVMMIFGGQLLAYKLFRSNFVYPAELQNF; this is translated from the exons ATGTTGTTGGACTACTGCTGTCGTTGCTGTGGATTCACACTCATAAAGCGCCATGGACCCTTCTCCCTCAAGACTACACCCAGTGACACCTGG GTCGTCTTGCAGAATCTGTTGATGTGCATGGTGTGCTTCTACTCTCTGTACTACATCGTGGTCAGTCTCTGCATCGGAGTGCTCAG GGTTCATGAGATCAACAGTTTGTTGGCTCCATTTGATTACACAACACAACCATCATGGCAGAACCCCAAATACCTGG TTGGTGTAATTTCCACAGAAGTGACCTATGTTTTGGGAGGGCTGGTATTCGCCTGGATTGTAGAGGAGTGGGTTTGGGATTACGCCATAACTGTCACGCTGCTGCATGTCGCGATGACTGtggcag TGATGTCAGACTTCCCTTCGGCTGAGCACTGGTGGATAGCTCTGG gttcagGCCTGGTGATGATGATATTTGGAGGACAGCTCCTGGCCTATAAACTCTTCAGAAGTAACTTTGTCTATCCGGCTGAACTACAGAACTTCTAA